One segment of Verrucomicrobiia bacterium DNA contains the following:
- the raiA gene encoding ribosome-associated translation inhibitor RaiA, protein MEMTVTGRHIEITPSIREYSAKKLDHIGIDFPRVLSAHYILEVDKFRHIAELVLQCGNHLTIEARGVSEDLYASIDSVVDKATRQMRKYKTRMQRHRPRKAELFHVVEQVLTHDLHEDEGSARLVHTEKFAVKPMFVDEAILQLEISETHFLVFLNAESEKVNVVYRRKNGDFGLIEPTLT, encoded by the coding sequence ATGGAAATGACAGTGACCGGTCGACACATCGAAATCACGCCGTCGATTCGCGAGTACTCGGCGAAGAAACTGGACCACATCGGGATCGACTTCCCGCGGGTCCTGAGCGCGCATTACATTTTGGAGGTCGACAAGTTCCGGCACATCGCCGAACTCGTGCTCCAGTGCGGCAACCATCTCACCATCGAGGCGCGGGGGGTGAGCGAGGACCTGTATGCCTCCATCGATAGCGTGGTGGACAAGGCCACGCGCCAGATGCGGAAATATAAGACGAGGATGCAGCGCCATCGGCCGCGCAAGGCCGAGCTGTTCCACGTCGTCGAGCAGGTGTTGACGCACGACCTTCACGAAGACGAAGGGAGCGCGCGGCTCGTGCACACGGAGAAGTTTGCGGTCAAACCCATGTTTGTCGACGAGGCGATCCTCCAACTGGAGATTTCCGAGACTCACTTCCTCGTGTTCCTGAACGCCGAGTCGGAAAAAGTGAATGTG